From Granulicella sp. WH15, the proteins below share one genomic window:
- a CDS encoding acyltransferase, protein MPPSQVTPSIRFHGLDTLRTLAIVVVMLYHLDMQELLPSVMHPIAKIGWVGVDLFFVLSGFLIGSQLLKPYLTGRQPSFSDFYMRRAYRILPAFFVVLLLYLIMPLWREAPGPYAGWQYASFTWNLLLLGYPEHRAFSHIWSLCVEEHFYLFFPLLLVLLRRKPSSRKTASVLLFLVVGGIGLRAWLLHSVIRSAGDQQALMMMKYIYYPTYSRLDGLVMGVSLAIVRTFKTHWWACFTKHSEILAILGLACVLGALQLCGFDYPAPDLPLSILFAFPALACGFGLLVSAAVCEKGFLRTRVPGASTIAALAFSLYLTHKSVAHATHLLLPALTAQAGWRSFAVYVVTCLGGASLLYFGVERPFISFRARCGLRKAATGVDREVHLDPAI, encoded by the coding sequence ATGCCACCTTCTCAAGTCACACCTTCCATTCGCTTTCACGGATTGGACACATTACGCACTCTGGCCATTGTTGTCGTGATGCTCTACCACCTCGACATGCAGGAGTTGCTTCCATCTGTCATGCACCCTATCGCTAAGATCGGCTGGGTCGGAGTCGATCTATTTTTCGTCTTGAGCGGATTTCTCATAGGCTCGCAACTTCTGAAGCCATATCTGACAGGGAGACAGCCATCATTCAGCGATTTCTACATGCGTCGCGCTTATCGCATTCTGCCTGCGTTCTTCGTCGTATTGCTGCTGTACTTAATCATGCCGCTATGGCGTGAAGCGCCCGGCCCGTACGCAGGTTGGCAGTATGCAAGCTTCACGTGGAATCTCTTGCTCCTTGGATACCCGGAGCATCGTGCGTTTTCTCATATTTGGTCGCTCTGCGTTGAAGAGCACTTCTACCTGTTTTTCCCGCTCCTCCTCGTTCTACTGAGACGCAAACCGTCGTCGCGGAAGACTGCTTCCGTGCTGCTGTTCCTTGTCGTTGGCGGAATCGGCCTGCGGGCCTGGTTGCTCCACTCCGTCATCCGGAGTGCGGGTGATCAGCAAGCTCTCATGATGATGAAGTACATCTATTACCCAACCTACTCACGCCTTGATGGCCTGGTAATGGGTGTAAGCCTGGCCATCGTTCGCACCTTCAAGACCCATTGGTGGGCTTGCTTCACGAAGCATAGTGAAATCCTGGCAATTCTCGGGCTCGCCTGTGTGCTGGGTGCACTTCAGCTATGCGGCTTTGACTATCCTGCCCCTGATCTTCCTCTCAGCATCCTCTTTGCGTTTCCAGCCCTCGCATGCGGGTTTGGTCTGCTCGTCTCTGCAGCCGTTTGCGAGAAAGGATTCTTGCGGACACGAGTTCCTGGAGCATCAACGATTGCAGCCCTGGCATTCAGCCTGTACCTCACCCATAAATCAGTCGCGCACGCTACGCATCTTTTGCTGCCTGCACTTACAGCCCAGGCAGGATGGAGATCGTTCGCCGTCTATGTTGTAACGTGCCTGGGCGGCGCGTCGCTCTTATACTTCGGGGTCGAGCGGCCGTTCATCTCGTTTCGCGCGCGATGTGGTTTGAGGAAAGCCGCCACTGGAGTTGATCGCGAAGTACATCTCGACCCTGCGATTTAG
- a CDS encoding glucose 1-dehydrogenase, which yields MGHKLFDLTGKTAVVVGGTSGIGLAMAIGLAEAGANVVASSRRQEQVDEAAAAIEAKGVKTLRLTSDVSDRATLQTLCDETVAAFGKVDILINSAGKIKREPTLTVSEETWDDIMNTNVTGTLRACQIFGKHMLANGSGKIINIASLNTFVSLKEVTAYAASKAAVGALTKSLAVEWSAQGVTVNAIAPGVFRTALNQKLLDESERGKELRMRTPMNRFGKVEELVGSAIFLASEASNFVTGEILVVDGGFLASGVNQ from the coding sequence ATGGGACACAAGTTGTTTGATCTGACGGGCAAGACGGCAGTGGTGGTGGGCGGAACCTCGGGGATCGGCCTGGCGATGGCGATTGGGCTGGCTGAGGCGGGCGCGAATGTCGTCGCCAGCTCGCGGCGGCAGGAGCAGGTGGACGAGGCGGCGGCGGCGATTGAGGCCAAGGGCGTGAAGACGCTGCGGCTGACGTCGGATGTGAGCGACCGGGCCACGTTGCAGACGCTCTGCGATGAGACCGTTGCGGCGTTCGGGAAGGTCGATATCCTCATCAACAGCGCGGGCAAGATCAAGCGCGAGCCGACGCTCACGGTCAGCGAGGAGACCTGGGACGACATCATGAACACGAACGTGACCGGGACGCTGCGGGCTTGCCAGATCTTCGGCAAGCACATGCTGGCGAATGGGTCGGGCAAGATCATCAATATCGCTTCGCTGAATACTTTTGTCTCGCTGAAGGAAGTGACGGCTTATGCGGCCAGCAAGGCGGCTGTGGGCGCGCTGACCAAGTCGCTGGCGGTGGAGTGGAGTGCGCAGGGCGTGACGGTGAATGCGATTGCTCCGGGCGTCTTTCGGACGGCGTTGAACCAGAAGCTGCTGGACGAGAGCGAGCGCGGCAAGGAGCTGCGGATGCGGACTCCGATGAACCGCTTCGGCAAGGTGGAGGAGCTGGTGGGATCGGCGATCTTCCTGGCCAGCGAGGCTTCGAACTTCGTTACGGGCGAGATTCTGGTGGTCGATGGCGGGTTCCTGGCCAGCGGCGTAAATCAGTAG
- a CDS encoding gluconokinase produces MIVVLMGVTGSGKTTIGTLLAQRTGVVFADADDYHPAANKEKMAAGHPLNDDDRQPWLETLNGLLRGWSESGKGGVLACSALKASYRKTLGAGMPEGTVHFVLLDGSREMIAERLAARKHEYMNPKLLDSQFATLETPGEGEALRVVNDRAPDEVVAEVLAKIGKV; encoded by the coding sequence ATGATCGTTGTATTGATGGGGGTAACTGGATCGGGGAAGACGACGATTGGGACGCTGCTGGCGCAGCGGACCGGCGTCGTCTTTGCCGATGCCGATGATTATCATCCGGCTGCCAATAAAGAGAAGATGGCGGCGGGGCATCCGCTGAACGATGACGACCGGCAGCCGTGGCTGGAGACGCTGAACGGCCTGCTGCGCGGTTGGTCGGAGAGCGGCAAGGGCGGCGTGTTGGCGTGCTCGGCCCTGAAGGCCAGCTACCGCAAGACGCTGGGCGCGGGGATGCCGGAGGGTACGGTTCATTTTGTTCTGCTGGATGGCTCGCGGGAGATGATCGCGGAGCGGTTGGCGGCGCGGAAGCACGAGTACATGAACCCGAAGCTGCTGGACAGCCAGTTTGCGACGCTGGAGACGCCGGGCGAGGGTGAGGCTTTGCGGGTTGTGAACGACCGGGCTCCGGATGAGGTTGTGGCCGAGGTTCTGGCGAAGATTGGGAAGGTTTAG
- a CDS encoding tagaturonate epimerase family protein produces the protein MSEVLRLPKFSVGVGDRFAHQAKAQLAACVLAAEAGIEVVPVWNKSNREHMIIGSEPSATRLAADAAVKDLGWTKPYFLDADHINLKTVGRFLAPCDFFTLDVADMIGQPAAPEDVKAFVDRHPELVGTVTIPAIAEPFTTDRAFVEGVANKFLAAVQDAGKIYRFLVENKGEGKFVPEVSMDETDAPQTPVELLIILAAIADEKIPIQTIAPKFTGRFNKGVDYVGDVPQFTKEFEEDLAAIAFAIKTYGLPDNLKLSVHSGSDKFSIYKAIHDGVKKFNSGVHLKTAGTTWLEELIGLAEAGGEGLALAKDVYAEAYAHEAELCAPYATVIDIDPAKLPEPAVVNGWTSKQFTDALRHDQSNPAYNQSFRQLLHVGFKVAAKMGDRYLKALEANEAIVAKNVTTNLFERHIKPVFLGL, from the coding sequence ATGAGCGAAGTGTTGAGACTGCCGAAGTTTTCGGTCGGCGTTGGCGATCGGTTTGCGCACCAGGCGAAGGCCCAGTTGGCGGCGTGTGTGCTCGCGGCAGAGGCTGGCATTGAGGTGGTTCCGGTGTGGAACAAGTCCAACCGGGAGCACATGATTATCGGCTCCGAGCCTTCGGCGACGCGTCTGGCTGCCGATGCTGCGGTGAAGGATCTGGGTTGGACCAAACCCTACTTCCTCGACGCCGACCACATCAACCTGAAGACGGTCGGCCGCTTCCTCGCTCCCTGCGATTTCTTTACGCTGGACGTGGCGGACATGATCGGCCAGCCTGCGGCTCCCGAGGATGTGAAGGCGTTTGTTGACCGGCACCCGGAGCTGGTGGGTACGGTGACGATCCCCGCGATTGCCGAGCCGTTCACGACCGACCGGGCCTTCGTCGAGGGCGTGGCCAACAAGTTCCTCGCCGCTGTGCAGGACGCGGGTAAGATTTATCGGTTCCTGGTGGAGAATAAGGGCGAAGGCAAGTTTGTGCCCGAGGTCTCGATGGATGAGACCGATGCGCCGCAGACGCCGGTGGAACTGCTGATTATCCTGGCGGCGATTGCCGATGAGAAGATCCCGATCCAGACCATCGCGCCGAAGTTTACGGGCCGCTTCAACAAGGGCGTGGACTACGTTGGCGATGTGCCCCAGTTCACCAAGGAGTTCGAGGAGGACCTGGCGGCGATTGCGTTTGCGATCAAGACCTACGGGCTGCCGGACAACCTGAAGCTCAGCGTGCACTCGGGTTCGGACAAGTTCTCGATCTATAAGGCAATCCACGACGGCGTGAAGAAGTTCAACTCGGGCGTTCACCTGAAGACGGCGGGCACGACCTGGCTCGAAGAGCTGATCGGACTGGCTGAGGCGGGTGGTGAGGGGCTGGCGCTGGCCAAGGACGTCTATGCCGAGGCGTATGCGCATGAGGCCGAGTTGTGCGCTCCGTATGCGACCGTCATCGACATCGACCCGGCCAAGCTGCCCGAGCCTGCGGTGGTGAATGGTTGGACCAGCAAGCAGTTTACCGACGCGTTGCGCCACGACCAGAGCAATCCGGCCTACAACCAGAGCTTCCGCCAGTTGCTGCATGTGGGCTTCAAGGTGGCGGCCAAGATGGGCGACCGCTATCTGAAGGCGCTCGAGGCGAACGAGGCGATTGTGGCCAAGAACGTGACCACCAACCTCTTCGAGCGGCACATCAAGCCGGTGTTTCTGGGGCTGTAG
- a CDS encoding lactate racemase domain-containing protein, whose amino-acid sequence MSLFFAVGSPETELSPEQIRAGLFSALDKLGARKTVLAVPPDFTRMHSKSGELTELIWEYYGNALVDVLPALGTHKPMSDKEIVTMFGATPRDLFRVHDWRNDIVTLGEVPGEFMHEISEGKLDYSWPAQVNKLLRDGGHDLILSIGQVVPHEVVGMANGSKNIFVGTGGVMGIHRSHFLGAVYGMERMMGRADTPVRKVLNYASEHFGKELPQIVYVQTVVNKNAAGKLVMRGLYIGDDRECFERAAELSLKCNFLMMDREIKKAVVFLDPHEFRSTWLGNKSVYRTRMALADGAELIVLAPGVHEFGEDAAIDVLIRKYGYCGTPETLEAVKHDAALASNLSAAAHLIHGSSEGRFTIRYCPGHLTREEIESVHFEYGDLAEYTAKYDPAKLTDGWNVVDGEEIFYISNPGLGLWAYEGRFKD is encoded by the coding sequence ATGAGTTTATTTTTTGCAGTGGGTTCTCCGGAGACCGAGCTGTCTCCGGAGCAGATTCGCGCGGGGTTGTTCAGCGCGCTGGATAAGCTGGGTGCGCGCAAGACCGTGCTGGCGGTGCCGCCGGACTTTACCCGGATGCACTCGAAGTCGGGCGAGCTGACGGAGCTGATCTGGGAGTACTACGGCAATGCGCTGGTGGATGTGCTGCCCGCGCTGGGTACGCACAAGCCGATGTCCGATAAGGAGATCGTCACGATGTTCGGGGCTACTCCGCGTGATCTTTTTCGTGTGCACGACTGGCGCAACGATATCGTGACGCTGGGAGAGGTGCCGGGCGAGTTCATGCACGAGATCAGCGAGGGCAAGCTGGACTACTCCTGGCCCGCGCAGGTGAACAAGCTGCTGCGCGACGGCGGGCACGACCTGATCCTGTCGATCGGGCAGGTGGTGCCGCACGAGGTCGTCGGCATGGCGAACGGGAGCAAGAACATCTTCGTCGGAACCGGTGGCGTGATGGGGATTCACCGGTCGCACTTCCTCGGCGCGGTGTACGGCATGGAGCGGATGATGGGCCGCGCCGATACGCCCGTGCGCAAGGTGCTGAACTACGCCAGCGAGCACTTCGGCAAGGAGCTGCCGCAGATCGTCTACGTGCAGACGGTGGTGAACAAGAACGCGGCGGGCAAGCTGGTGATGCGCGGGCTGTACATCGGCGACGACCGGGAGTGTTTTGAGCGGGCGGCGGAGCTGAGCCTGAAGTGCAACTTCCTGATGATGGATCGGGAGATCAAGAAGGCTGTGGTCTTTCTCGATCCGCATGAGTTCCGCTCGACGTGGCTGGGGAACAAAAGCGTCTATCGCACACGGATGGCGCTGGCCGATGGCGCGGAGCTGATCGTGCTGGCTCCGGGGGTGCATGAGTTCGGTGAGGATGCGGCGATTGACGTGCTCATTCGGAAGTACGGCTACTGCGGCACGCCGGAGACGCTGGAGGCGGTGAAGCACGATGCGGCTCTGGCCTCGAACCTGAGCGCGGCGGCTCATCTGATCCACGGCTCGAGTGAGGGACGGTTCACGATACGGTACTGCCCAGGCCACCTGACGCGGGAGGAGATCGAGAGCGTCCACTTCGAGTATGGCGATCTGGCCGAGTACACGGCGAAGTACGATCCGGCGAAGTTGACGGATGGGTGGAATGTCGTGGATGGGGAGGAGATTTTCTACATCTCGAACCCGGGGCTTGGGCTTTGGGCTTATGAGGGGCGGTTCAAGGATTGA
- the uxaC gene encoding glucuronate isomerase produces MLHEQRLFPVEGAARAVAAKLYETVKDLPIISPHGHTDPRWFAENKPFPDPTALLIQPDHYIFRMLYSQGVSLESLGIPQVDGKEAADPREVWRIFAKHYYLFRGTPTRLWLDYVFQTLFGLNERLRAENADVYYETIAKKLNEPEFLPRALFERFKIEVLATTDAAFDTLEWHKAIKDSGWGGRVLPTFRPDAVIDAEFLGFKENIDKLGEITGEDVSGYKGYLNALRSRRAFFKSMGATATDHGHLTAMTADLSPGAAAELYGRVYTGKLQPGDVELFQAQMLTEMAGMSVEDGLTMQLHPGSVRNHNKLVYEKFGRDKGADIPAPTEYVRSLRPLLNKYGNAPGFTFILFTLDESTYARELAPLAGHYPCLRLGPSWWFHDSPEGMMRFREQVTETAGFYNTVGFNDDTRALLSIPARHDVARRVDSAFLGRLVAEHRLDEDEALDLVYELTVGLVKKAYRL; encoded by the coding sequence ATGCTGCATGAGCAGAGGTTGTTTCCGGTAGAGGGCGCGGCGCGGGCCGTGGCGGCAAAGCTGTATGAGACGGTGAAGGATCTTCCAATCATCTCGCCGCACGGGCACACCGATCCGCGCTGGTTTGCCGAGAACAAGCCGTTTCCCGATCCCACGGCGCTGCTGATCCAGCCCGATCACTACATCTTCCGGATGCTGTATTCGCAGGGTGTCTCGCTGGAGTCGCTGGGCATCCCCCAGGTGGACGGCAAGGAGGCCGCCGACCCGCGTGAGGTGTGGCGGATCTTTGCGAAGCACTACTACCTCTTCCGCGGAACGCCCACGCGGCTTTGGCTGGATTATGTTTTTCAGACGCTCTTTGGGTTGAACGAGCGGCTGCGCGCTGAGAATGCGGACGTGTACTACGAGACGATTGCGAAGAAGCTGAACGAGCCGGAGTTCCTGCCGCGTGCGCTCTTCGAGCGGTTCAAGATCGAGGTGCTGGCTACGACCGATGCCGCCTTCGACACGCTCGAGTGGCACAAGGCGATCAAGGATTCGGGTTGGGGAGGCAGGGTGTTGCCGACGTTCCGGCCGGACGCGGTGATCGATGCCGAGTTCCTCGGATTCAAGGAGAACATCGACAAGCTGGGCGAGATTACGGGCGAGGACGTCAGCGGCTACAAGGGCTATCTGAATGCGCTGCGGTCGCGGAGGGCGTTCTTCAAGTCGATGGGAGCGACGGCGACCGACCACGGCCATCTGACAGCGATGACGGCGGACCTCTCGCCGGGGGCTGCGGCGGAGCTGTATGGGCGCGTGTACACGGGCAAGTTGCAGCCGGGCGATGTGGAGCTGTTCCAGGCGCAGATGCTGACCGAGATGGCTGGGATGAGCGTCGAGGATGGGCTGACGATGCAGCTCCATCCCGGCTCGGTGCGCAACCACAATAAGCTGGTGTACGAGAAGTTCGGGCGCGACAAGGGCGCGGATATTCCGGCTCCGACGGAGTATGTGCGCAGCCTGCGGCCGCTGCTGAACAAGTACGGCAACGCTCCGGGGTTCACGTTCATCCTGTTCACGCTGGATGAGTCGACCTACGCGCGCGAGCTGGCTCCGCTGGCCGGGCACTATCCCTGCCTGCGCCTGGGGCCGAGCTGGTGGTTCCACGACTCGCCCGAGGGGATGATGCGCTTCCGCGAGCAGGTGACCGAGACCGCCGGGTTCTACAACACGGTGGGCTTCAATGACGACACGCGGGCGCTTCTTTCGATTCCGGCGCGGCATGACGTCGCGCGGCGGGTCGACAGCGCGTTCCTGGGGAGGCTGGTGGCCGAGCATCGGTTGGATGAGGATGAGGCGCTGGACCTGGTGTATGAGTTGACGGTCGGGCTGGTGAAGAAGGCGTATCGTCTGTAG
- a CDS encoding beta-N-acetylhexosaminidase — protein MSLRRPALPSPAFAAILLAAALPSAAQTASLKLIPMPRELHVTAADIPLSRGIRILCASCSTDSDDAFAVQELTQTLAIRAVSTSGAYPVQLVRSQSLPAEMKPEGYTIATTAQGLTITAATAEGLFYGIQTLKQLIEHDGSAAVLHAVTVRDWPAMKYRGVQDDLSRGPVDTLEFQKKLVRTLAAYKVNLYSPYFEHIQEYASNPLPAPPGGAMTAADARALVAYAKPYHVLVVPEQEAFGHLHHNLTWEQYSAVAETPHGNVLAPAQPGSVAYIQQMFTELAALYPGPFLHIGADETADLGIGQTKADVDTRGLGPVYLDFLQKVTTALQPLNRRILFWGDIAQEVTQTSPMLLKNLPESFKRATIAIPWWYAPSPKGYDKYITPFTSAGFETWVAPGVGNWSRVYPNQNDALANIQGFVRDGQRLGATGELNTIWYDDGESLASNNWYGLLFGAAAGWQQGESSIPAFEQSYAQVFHGDATGALNQAQIELMAAHDLLRNQAKVGDGSDGLFWIDPFSKDGQKNAEKIRPYLHDLRLHAERALTLIAQAKQAAGPATHPAPETRSPGLYDAAASGAAQFNLREPDAIDALELGARRFDFIGLKFQLADEIVDGYNRALANQTSRDKKTKDSVGRDLSEINGINGRLHDVIDTYSLLRDMYASGWLRTNRSYALRPVLEHYDYTINLWFARSDKFRAAQRQWSSTQTLPSPNDLGLPLR, from the coding sequence ATGTCGCTTCGCAGACCCGCTCTCCCCAGCCCCGCCTTCGCCGCGATCCTGCTGGCCGCCGCCCTGCCCTCCGCCGCCCAAACCGCCTCACTCAAGCTCATCCCGATGCCGCGCGAGCTGCACGTCACTGCCGCCGACATCCCGCTCTCCCGCGGCATCCGCATCCTCTGCGCCAGTTGCTCCACCGACAGCGACGATGCCTTCGCCGTCCAGGAACTGACCCAGACCCTCGCCATCCGCGCCGTCTCCACCTCCGGGGCATACCCCGTCCAGCTCGTCCGCTCCCAGTCCCTGCCCGCCGAGATGAAGCCCGAGGGCTACACCATCGCCACCACCGCGCAGGGCCTCACTATCACCGCCGCCACCGCCGAGGGTCTCTTCTACGGCATCCAGACCCTCAAGCAGCTCATCGAGCACGACGGCTCCGCAGCCGTGCTCCACGCGGTCACCGTCCGCGACTGGCCCGCCATGAAGTACCGCGGCGTCCAGGACGACCTCTCCCGCGGCCCGGTCGACACGCTCGAGTTCCAGAAGAAGCTCGTCCGCACGCTCGCCGCCTACAAGGTCAACCTCTACAGCCCCTACTTCGAGCACATTCAGGAGTACGCCTCGAACCCGCTGCCCGCGCCTCCGGGCGGAGCCATGACCGCCGCCGACGCCCGTGCCCTGGTCGCCTACGCCAAGCCCTACCACGTCCTCGTCGTGCCCGAGCAGGAGGCATTCGGCCACCTCCATCACAACCTCACCTGGGAGCAGTACAGCGCCGTCGCCGAGACCCCTCACGGCAACGTCCTCGCCCCCGCGCAGCCCGGCTCTGTCGCCTACATCCAGCAGATGTTCACCGAGCTGGCCGCCCTCTACCCCGGCCCGTTCCTCCACATCGGCGCGGATGAAACGGCCGACCTCGGCATCGGCCAGACCAAGGCTGACGTGGACACGCGCGGCCTCGGCCCCGTCTACCTCGACTTCCTGCAAAAGGTCACCACGGCCCTCCAGCCGCTCAATCGCCGCATCCTCTTCTGGGGCGACATCGCGCAGGAGGTCACCCAGACCTCGCCCATGCTGCTCAAGAACCTTCCCGAGTCCTTCAAGCGCGCTACCATCGCCATCCCCTGGTGGTACGCCCCCTCGCCCAAGGGCTACGACAAGTACATCACCCCCTTCACCAGCGCGGGCTTCGAGACCTGGGTTGCGCCCGGCGTCGGCAACTGGTCCCGCGTCTACCCCAACCAGAACGACGCCCTGGCCAACATTCAGGGCTTCGTGCGTGACGGCCAGCGCCTCGGCGCCACCGGCGAGCTGAACACCATCTGGTACGACGACGGCGAATCGCTCGCCAGCAACAACTGGTACGGCCTGCTCTTCGGAGCCGCCGCCGGCTGGCAGCAGGGCGAGTCCTCCATCCCCGCCTTCGAGCAGTCCTACGCACAGGTCTTCCACGGCGACGCCACCGGCGCGCTCAACCAGGCCCAGATCGAGCTGATGGCCGCGCACGACCTGCTCCGCAACCAGGCCAAGGTCGGCGACGGCTCCGACGGCCTCTTCTGGATCGACCCCTTCTCAAAGGACGGCCAGAAGAACGCCGAGAAGATCCGCCCCTACCTGCACGACCTGCGCCTGCACGCCGAGCGTGCCCTCACCCTCATCGCCCAGGCCAAGCAGGCCGCAGGCCCGGCCACACACCCCGCCCCTGAGACCCGCTCCCCCGGCCTCTACGACGCCGCAGCCTCGGGAGCCGCGCAGTTCAACCTCCGCGAGCCTGACGCCATCGACGCGCTGGAGCTGGGAGCTCGCCGCTTCGACTTCATCGGCCTCAAGTTCCAGCTAGCCGACGAGATCGTCGACGGCTACAACCGCGCACTCGCCAACCAAACCAGCCGCGACAAGAAGACGAAGGACTCGGTTGGCCGCGATCTGAGCGAGATCAACGGCATCAACGGCCGCCTGCACGACGTCATCGACACCTACTCCCTGCTCCGCGACATGTACGCCTCGGGCTGGCTCCGCACCAACCGCTCCTACGCCCTGCGCCCGGTCCTCGAGCACTACGACTACACCATCAACCTCTGGTTCGCCCGCAGCGACAAGTTCCGCGCCGCCCAGCGCCAGTGGAGCAGCACCCAAACCCTACCCAGCCCCAACGACCTGGGCCTGCCCCTCCGCTAA
- a CDS encoding GIY-YIG nuclease family protein, with the protein MPPRKYHFYVYILASPSRNLYIGITNDLFRRISEHKQLRPDTHTAHYNITRLVHYEHFQYVLNAIAREKELKDESREKRLALIEHLNPTWQDLSESW; encoded by the coding sequence ATGCCCCCGAGGAAGTACCACTTCTACGTCTACATCCTCGCGAGCCCCTCCCGAAACCTCTACATCGGCATCACCAACGACCTCTTCCGCCGCATCTCCGAGCACAAACAACTCCGCCCCGACACCCACACAGCCCACTACAACATCACCCGTCTCGTACACTACGAACACTTCCAGTACGTCCTCAACGCCATCGCCCGCGAAAAAGAACTCAAAGACGAATCCCGCGAAAAGAGGCTAGCCTTGATCGAACACCTTAATCCAACCTGGCAAGACCTCTCCGAGTCCTGGTAA
- the nagA gene encoding N-acetylglucosamine-6-phosphate deacetylase: protein MPPLTARTLITSLGTIEYPSITIDAAGRIEDISTDPAIRSEAILTSTFLDIHIHGAAGEDLMVATPKGLSRIQRFLASRGTSHYLPTTVTASIDATLHALDALANLIESPIPANEATPLGIHLEGPFLSHAKRGVHPTDLLQPPSIELFDRFQQAARGHIRLLTIAPETPGALDLIAHATHSGVKVTLGHTNATAAETLAAIAAGATSSTHLFNAMRPLDHREPGVVGTILDRPDIYADLICDGIHVHPALVRLWLAQKQDKAILITDGISATGMPDGTYVLGPLSVTVHDHRCTLTAAPETLAGSVLTLDRAVANLQAFTGTDLATAVRCASANPAAMLGLTESLTTMQPGQPANFNLYTPTGQLQTTYIYGQPIL from the coding sequence ATGCCCCCCCTCACCGCCCGCACCCTCATCACGTCCCTCGGCACCATCGAGTACCCCTCCATCACCATCGACGCCGCTGGCCGCATCGAAGACATCTCTACCGACCCCGCCATCCGTAGCGAGGCCATCCTCACCTCCACCTTCCTCGACATCCACATCCACGGAGCCGCCGGGGAAGACCTCATGGTCGCCACGCCCAAGGGCCTCTCCCGCATCCAGCGCTTCCTCGCCTCACGCGGAACCTCCCACTACCTCCCCACCACCGTCACCGCCTCCATCGACGCCACCCTCCACGCCCTCGACGCCCTCGCCAACCTCATCGAGTCGCCCATACCCGCCAACGAGGCCACCCCGCTGGGCATCCACCTCGAAGGCCCATTCCTCTCCCACGCCAAGCGCGGTGTCCACCCGACGGATCTGCTACAGCCGCCCTCCATCGAGCTATTCGACCGCTTCCAGCAGGCCGCCCGAGGCCACATCCGTCTGCTCACCATCGCCCCGGAGACACCCGGCGCACTCGACCTGATCGCCCACGCCACTCACTCCGGCGTCAAAGTAACCCTCGGCCACACCAACGCCACCGCCGCCGAGACCCTGGCCGCCATCGCCGCCGGAGCCACCTCCTCCACTCACCTCTTCAACGCCATGCGCCCGCTCGACCACCGCGAGCCCGGCGTCGTCGGCACCATCCTCGACCGGCCCGATATCTACGCCGACCTCATCTGCGACGGCATCCACGTCCACCCCGCGCTGGTCCGCCTCTGGCTCGCGCAAAAGCAAGACAAAGCCATCCTCATCACCGACGGCATCTCCGCCACCGGAATGCCCGACGGCACCTACGTCCTCGGCCCGCTCTCGGTCACGGTCCACGACCACCGCTGCACCCTCACCGCCGCGCCCGAGACGCTTGCCGGATCGGTCCTCACGCTCGACCGCGCCGTAGCCAACCTGCAGGCCTTCACGGGAACCGACCTCGCCACCGCCGTCCGCTGCGCCAGCGCCAACCCCGCCGCGATGCTCGGCCTCACCGAGAGCCTGACCACCATGCAGCCCGGCCAGCCCGCCAACTTCAACCTCTACACCCCCACCGGCCAGCTCCAAACAACCTACATTTACGGCCAGCCGATCCTATAG
- a CDS encoding response regulator transcription factor, which translates to MATKPLIIVVEDEEHLAQGLLFNLEAEGYRVLHHADGAEALDYLLTTTDDIGAILLDVMLPGKSGFEIVRELRDHALYFPVLMLTARSHPQDVLEGLNAGADDYLGKPFDLEMLFVRLKTLLRRASWHRPSAPEPDPKPSTDSYTFNGRTIHFDTLELEAPGDRVTRLTLMEADLLRHFVDHAGEIVPRKDILEQVWRVHEDTDTRAVDNFIVRLRRYIEDDPASPQHLVTVRGIGYRFLPEPQP; encoded by the coding sequence ATGGCCACCAAACCCCTCATCATCGTCGTCGAAGACGAAGAGCACCTCGCCCAGGGCCTCCTCTTCAACCTGGAGGCCGAGGGCTACCGTGTCCTCCACCACGCCGACGGCGCCGAAGCCCTCGACTACCTCCTCACCACCACCGACGACATCGGAGCCATCCTCCTCGACGTGATGCTCCCCGGCAAGAGCGGCTTCGAGATCGTCCGCGAGCTGCGCGACCACGCCCTCTACTTCCCTGTCCTGATGCTCACCGCCCGCTCCCACCCGCAGGACGTCCTTGAGGGCCTGAACGCCGGAGCCGACGACTACCTCGGCAAGCCCTTCGACCTGGAGATGCTCTTCGTCCGCCTCAAAACCCTGCTGCGCCGAGCCTCCTGGCATCGCCCCTCCGCACCGGAACCCGACCCCAAGCCCTCCACCGACTCCTACACCTTCAACGGTCGCACCATCCACTTCGACACGCTGGAGCTCGAAGCCCCCGGCGACCGCGTCACCCGCCTCACCCTGATGGAGGCCGACCTGCTCCGCCACTTCGTCGACCACGCCGGCGAGATTGTCCCCCGCAAAGATATCCTCGAGCAGGTCTGGCGCGTCCACGAGGACACCGACACCCGCGCCGTCGACAACTTCATCGTGCGCCTGCGCCGCTACATCGAAGACGACCCGGCCAGCCCGCAGCACCTCGTCACCGTCCGCGGCATCGGCTACCGTTTCCTGCCCGAACCCCAACCCTGA